NNNNNNNNNNNNNNNNNNNNNNNNNNNNNNNNNNNNNNNNNNNNNNNNNNNNNNNNNNNNNNNNNNNNNNNNNNNNNNNNNNNNNNNNNNNNNNNNNNNNNNNNNNNNNNNNNNNNNNNNNNNNNNNNNNNNNNNNNNNNNNNNNNNNNNNNNNNNNNNNNNNNNNNNNNNNNNNNNNNNNNNNNNNNNNNNNNNNNNNNNNNNNNNNNNNNNNNNNNNNNNNNNNNNNNNNNNNNNNNNNNNNNNNNNNNNNNNNNNNNNNNNNNNNNNNNNNNNNNNNNNNNNNNNNNNNNNNNNNNNNNNNNNNNNNNNNNNNNNNNNNNNNNNNNNNNNNNNNNNNNNNNNNNNNNNNNNNNNNNNNNNNNNNNNNNNNNNNNNNNNNNNNNNNNNNNNNNNNNNNNNNNNNNNNNNNNNNNNNNNNNNNNNNNNNNNNNNNNNNNNNNNNNNNNNNNNNNNNNNNNNNNNNNNNNNNNNNNNNNNNNNNNNNNNNNNNNNNNNNNNNNNNNNNNNNNNNNNNNNNNNNNNNNNNNNNNNNNNNNNNNNNNNNNNNNNNNNNNNNNNNNNNNNNNNNNNNNNNNNNNNNNNNNNNNNNNNNNNNNNNNNNNNNNNNNNNNNNNNNNNNNNNNNNNNNNNNNNNNNNNNNNNNNNNNNNNNNNNNNNNNNNNNNNNNNNNNNNNNNNNNNNNNNNNNNNNNNNNNNNNNNNNNNNNNNNNNNNNNNNNNNNNNNNNNNNNNNNNNNNNNNNNNNNNNNNNNNNNNNNNNNNNNNNNNNNNNNNNNNNNNNNNNNNNNNNNNNNNNNNNNNNNNNNNNNNNNNNNNNNNNNNNNNNNNNNNNNNNNNNNNNNNNNNNNNNNNNNNNNNNNNNNNNNNNNNttttaaaataaaaatattttaaaaaacaaacttaaattttttttggggggtggaGGGTGGGGGCTGGCCGGTGGTGGGGTGCGGGGTCAGGGATcgggtgaaaaataaaattttgaaaatgacaatattttttaatgttgttctggccaaaataaaatgtaatttgaagttggatgagagttttggaaaaaaatttctgacttaatagaaaaaaatttggtacTACAACTTGCATATTGTCATGATTcgtttaatttctatttttaattactaGACATTTGATATTTCTCGCAGAATTAATTTTGTTGGTGTCATAGCAAGATTGAAAGAATTATTTAAAGGACATTCTAGTTTGCTCCTTGGATTAAATCATCTTTTGCCCAAAGACTATGAAATAACAGTTAGGAAGGACCTCAAAAAGGTGTTCAGCAAAGtgataaaatgtttttaatttgaaaatataaataaaatagaccACCTTTATGTTCTAGTTTGTTACTGTGTACTTGATTTTTATATGCGTAGATTATCGTACTTCTCAATGATCATCCAAATCTGCTATCAAATTTCTTTGAcaaatttttcacaaaattacaaaagagttaataattttatttttatgcaaaGGATCACTTAGTTATGagaattaattttcttgaaCTGGATTAATAGGTTTTATTGGGTTGTTCACAAATGATTAAGGCCTCTCCTATTTATATACTAGATGATTTAGATACtaaaaacttaaaatgttttattttttttacaaatatcgccctcaaatatttaatacttaaaaaaatttatactttttccaagtacaaaaattaaacatatcaCTTTACGAAAATTTAGAAAGTTTCACTAAATATCTAAGTTTCTTTTGTACCTTAAAAAAAGccaactttatttttcataatttagtcCATTTAATAGTTAAACTTAAatagtgaaaaataattttcaacctGCATAGTGCATATGTTGAACAGACTATAAGACATTTTATTAAACACTTTATGAGCgcccaaaaaattatttagtgttaATTAGTTGTCTTTTCAGACTTGGTaaacatttgtgatatgaattAACGAATTATTAAACCATTAATAACTTGGATCAATAATGCAAGGGTATAAATCATCACAAATCTATTTCATGACACTAACATATCCTTTTTTTTACGTTTCATAAACACTTCAAAGATAACTCATTATCACTAGGGATGTTCACGATTTGGTAAAAATTGATCTTAATTGTAAAACTGAatcaaattgattaaataattcaatttttatttgatttggttAAAATATATCCgaattaaatcaataaattatatacataattttataattatatttatgttttcattaagaaaaaaaagatcaaaacaaaaaagttaTCGAAAGGGCCATCGTTTTCATAATTATATAGACATTGAATTAACTAATTGTTGATAAAAATAAGTTGATCAACACAAAGAGAGCGGTTTTAGACTTTTAGTTGCTCGTGATTGGAGCTTACTACGAgaattataacataaattctttttaatgcatcattgtctttctttttcctttgaATGAATCGTTTCTTttgcataattaattattaaataaccGAATCAAAACTTATAACAACCAAATCGATTTATAAAGTAACATGTTTCTCTGCTAAATATCCTCACAACCCTTTGGGAATACTTTGCGAGAGTACTGCTTTTCTAGACATTTATCTGCCTCGTCGACCACTGACAAAGGAACGTACCTGGAGGCACTAGCCCAAAAATCTAATCACAATAATATTCTACTACAGAAGTCAACTAATCGGAGATATACTAACCGTATCCATCACAGAACATCATAAAAGTCAATAGGtcacactacaccattttaggcctacagcaacaccacgtaagtgtagcctaaactagcaaaaagtgtggcctttgataaaagataaagtatgtcatataaattgcaTTATATCACAAACAACACACACATAATCAAACATTAACCTAACTGAGCCTTAATAAGACACAACAACAAACACAACCCAATCGACCCTTATATACAGACAGGTGCAAACAAcaataaattatactaataatgaTAGACAATGCATATAAATACGagttatattataaaaattaatagtgTCATGTACCAAGTATATACACCTACCGCCTGCCCCGATACGCTAGGTAGTATCCATGTGACTCCCATGGGTTAAATGGACAGAGGGACTTATACGGaaagctgatatacccctcaattttgtcatttagagctgatatacctcttgttatgaaagtgacttaTATATACCCTATTtataaacaaatgactcacatatactctttttcctctaacggaaatggaaaaaaaattaatctaattttttattatttttttctaaaaatataattccatatgagtaaatttaatcctcgtcaaacatatttttttttgactttttttttgtttcaatgactaatttagaattattatttagataatcaaatttatttatgtttcattaatattcttgtaaagcttattgtagatgaccaaatttttttcttcgaatacaaaaatcaaataacaatatagacaaaaaaaaattctttatactaagaaatgaaaggaaaaaaaaataagaataagaaactcaaataattataataaaagaagtcaaaaaataatttatgtataaaaaaattaaaatataccttgaactttgatagaagaatcatatatacccttaaataattttttaaaaaaattacttctgttaaatgaagggtatatgtgagctcattttgtaacggtagaggtatatgtgagccgtttggataacggtaagggcatatatgaacCACTTTCTTAACGAGGGGggtatcagctccaaatgacaaagttgaggggtatatcagatcttttttccttttgaataTCATAAACAGAGAACCCACAACATGATTGACAGTAAATTTAGCATTTATGTGACTATAAATTATCTCGTTAAACGTGAATtactttaaatttagaaaaataaactttttacaatagattaaaaaggaaagtgAGCCACGAGACACGGATAATATTTCATGAGAAAGTAAAATTGAAGAATgtccaaaaaaaaacaagaaaacacaTAACAATATATAGAGCCGCGATTTTTCATTTCTTCCATGCCCCTTTAATGATTGATCTTCCTGCAATTCTTCCTGATTTCTCCCTTGAAACCCGTTAAAGGTGAAATATTTCCCATCTTAACCATAGACTTTGCGAAATGCTCGAAGAAAAGCTCATTGTTCTCTGCATATTGTTTCACAAGTGCTAGCGACTCTTGATTCTTAGTAACAAGAACTTGATCTGAGTTCAACAGTCCCTTTGAAGCCAATAAGTTCTTAAAGTAGCTATTGTCAAATTTCATCGGGGACACGAAATCCAAGAAAAATAAGGTTTGATCACCACCAGATCTTGGACACGTAGCGCGCAATTGGGCAGCGTATGATTGTTCCAATGTATAGTCTGGTAAACTGTTTCCTGACTGATTGTAAAGTCTCTGCCTAAAGCTGGTGCATCTTGCATTTCCAATTGTGTGGCTCCCTATACAACAAAAAGTTGACATTAGTTTGCGTGATAACATCACCTTACACATATTGTCAGTGCATATAAGTTGAATTCGTTAATATCTATGTCCTCTAGGAAAGCGAAAGAGAGAGATAGTTTTATTACCAGATAAAGCTACAAGATCAACAATATCAAGTCCCTTCAACTTGAATTTAGTAAGAATGGTATTGAATGTGTTGTTTGGAGCAGGGATATTATAGTTGGAGCCACTTAAACTAGCACCTCTGGAGTCTCTTCTTCCTAATGGTACCTCCCAGTTTGGTCCACCAACCTGTatatacaaaaatgaaaaaggtcGATTTTGTTAATCCTAAAATGTACTTTTACGACAAGAGAAAGTTGCTCAGATGGTTAGCATCGGTGTTCTCCAAAACATTTTTGGGGCGAGTCTTGGGGTGGGGCGTATCAAAAACGCTTTGGGGCGTAAATTAAAGAAGTAGATCCCATAAGGCATAAACCCCTAGTATAAAAACGCAAGTTCTGGGCGTAAAAACGTACACCCGGgcgtttttatttttaaactttttttgctttaaatcatatttttaatattggtGTGATGATATTTCAcaaatagtaattataatacttttttttcttcattattgattattaaaacttatttcaaataaaattcacaaatCATTGAAAGATTTACTTTTGCTATtgtattaataataaaactataaattaaatACACATAAAACTACGCCTCGTAGATCCATAAGATTTTACGCTCCGTGTCTGGATACTTACATCTCGCCATGTACTATATAAAACGCCTGACCTCACGAGTCACGCCCCCATCTTTTAAAACATTGTTTAGCACCGTGAAATACTTCCAACATGAGTTCAAGTCGGCAAGGAAGCAAAGGTGGGAGCTAATAGGAGaggagttaaaaaaaaaacacttttacatGATAGCTATTCAACTTACTAAAACTGTTGAATCTCTTGCAGCTAGTGCCAATATGTCTGCACATGATACAGTTTGAGGGCACTCCTTCTCCAATGTCTTCTTAATTTCATCAATGACTTCAAATCCACGAACTGAATTCCTGTTGGGATTTGATCTTTTCTCACTAATTATGGTTCCACTGTTGTCAAGAAGCAGAGATGCATCACACCCCTACATGAAagattgaaaataataattagtcatcacttttcttttctttttttgaatccCCCTTGGTAGAATTGTACATCTGACATTCTTacatttgttatataaatattagGCAGAACACATAAGCGATTTCTTAAACTTTCACGCTTTTTTCGTTTAGATACCTTAATGAGGTCATATTCCTATTAAACACCTTATGTATACCCAAAGTGTGTCTATTAGACACTTCAATGACATTACCAAAAATATATAGAGTGCGTGACTTTCAAAtactataatataaaaaaggagTCAATCATACCGTGACATGtggtaaattaaaaaataaagtattttttacaaaaaaaaaattatcagatCCAACAGCCCCTCTGCATCTTTTTCTTTCATGCCCCTCCTCACTGTCAACTTAAATTCcaacattaataattttatgaactctctatttgttctttttatttttattataaaaataattcataatttatactCCCCTTTCCTCCCAAACAATATAAAACTATTTCATAATTTATCCTCCCCTTTTCTCCCAAACAATATAAAACTATTTCATAATTTATCCTCCCCTTTCCTCCCAAACAATATTCTCTAACTTGCGTAGCtcaattcttcttcttcctctcttttttatcattaacaaatatgattaaaacttaaaattaccAAGAAATCAAAAAGGTACAACTccgtatttagttatttttagcaACTTTGTTTATGGGTTTTGTttaatcatgttttttttttaattcaaccATCAGGATTGATGTTGCTTTAATAAcaccattttaattttaactttagaGAGTGAAGGAAGAAGACATTTTCAACAAGTGAATAAGACATGTTCTACGGCTGATTCGAGAAAGCTAGGACATTTGAAGAAGTTGAAATCGACAAATTGGACATTTCTTTCGCTGTGAAGAAGAtgaattaagattttttttttattttcagcaATAATGGTGAGATGTGGagaagagatgagaaataaaaaaatgggaGAAATCTAGGGTTGGATAAATAAAAGGGGAAGATTTGGACCGTTAAGTGTGCCAATCAGACACATCagctttttttttctctcttcacGCGCTCAAAAGGCGTGCCTCAAACGACGGGTGACAAGTCAGCCAAGTGTGTCTGATAGGTACAGTTTTGAGTGATTTAAGGTTCAATAGGAAGGAGCTCTTGTTAAGGTGTCTATACGGAAAATCTTGACAAGTTCAAGAGGCCGCTTATGTGTTCTGCCTAAATATTATTTCCTCTATC
This window of the Solanum pennellii chromosome 2, SPENNV200 genome carries:
- the LOC107010401 gene encoding peroxidase 72-like; this translates as MAQSMSFFMVIVLLAFAPICLSSKTYGGYLFPQFYDRSCPQAKEIVKSIVAKAVAKEARMAASLLRLHFHDCFVKGCDASLLLDNSGTIISEKRSNPNRNSVRGFEVIDEIKKTLEKECPQTVSCADILALAARDSTVLVGGPNWEVPLGRRDSRGASLSGSNYNIPAPNNTFNTILTKFKLKGLDIVDLVALSGSHTIGNARCTSFRQRLYNQSGNSLPDYTLEQSYAAQLRATCPRSGGDQTLFFLDFVSPMKFDNSYFKNLLASKGLLNSDQVLVTKNQESLALVKQYAENNELFFEHFAKSMVKMGNISPLTGFKGEIRKNCRKINH